In a genomic window of Pseudomonas oryzihabitans:
- a CDS encoding LysR substrate-binding domain-containing protein, whose protein sequence is MNIEFKWLEDFIALAATHSFSQAAEKRFVTQPAFSRRIRALEESVGLTLVDRSHTPVSLTEAGQLFLVTARSVVEQLGETVRHLHHLEGGQGEVLQFAAAHSLALGFFPQWIAGLRGQGLALASRLVATNVGDAIHALRDGACDLMLAFHDPDAALQMDPELFPSLHLAHTAMLPVCATDGEGRPLFQLDGQSSVPLLAYSAGAFLGRSVNLLLRQRKLRAVTLYETAMADSLKTMALQGLGVAWVPQLSVAAELARGELAICGDAAWQVSLEIRLYRCALLRKRLVQQVWRHLETQSHSG, encoded by the coding sequence ATGAACATCGAATTCAAATGGCTGGAAGACTTCATCGCCCTGGCCGCCACCCACAGCTTTTCCCAGGCCGCCGAAAAGCGCTTCGTCACCCAGCCCGCCTTCAGCCGCCGCATCCGCGCGCTGGAGGAAAGCGTCGGCCTGACCCTGGTGGACAGATCCCATACGCCGGTCAGCCTCACCGAAGCCGGTCAGCTGTTTCTGGTCACGGCGCGCAGCGTGGTGGAGCAGCTGGGCGAGACGGTACGCCACCTGCACCACCTCGAAGGCGGGCAGGGCGAGGTGCTGCAATTCGCCGCCGCCCATTCCCTGGCGCTGGGCTTCTTTCCGCAGTGGATCGCCGGTCTGCGCGGCCAGGGCCTGGCGCTGGCCAGCCGCCTGGTGGCGACCAACGTCGGCGACGCCATCCACGCCCTGCGCGACGGCGCCTGCGACCTGATGTTGGCCTTCCATGATCCCGATGCCGCCCTGCAGATGGATCCGGAGCTGTTCCCCTCGCTGCACCTGGCGCACACCGCCATGCTGCCGGTCTGCGCCACCGATGGCGAAGGCCGGCCGCTGTTCCAGCTCGACGGGCAGAGCAGCGTGCCGCTGCTGGCCTACAGCGCCGGTGCCTTTCTCGGTCGCTCGGTGAATCTGCTCTTGCGCCAGCGCAAGTTGCGCGCCGTGACCCTCTACGAAACCGCCATGGCCGACAGCCTCAAGACCATGGCGCTGCAGGGCCTGGGCGTGGCCTGGGTGCCGCAGCTGTCGGTGGCGGCGGAACTGGCCCGTGGCGAGCTGGCGATCTGTGGCGATGCCGCCTGGCAGGTCAGCCTGGAGATCCGCCTCTATCGCTGTGCCCTGTTGCGCAAGCGACTGGTGCAGCAGGTCTGGCGGCATCTGGAGACGCAAAGCCACAGCGGCTGA
- a CDS encoding 4-hydroxyproline epimerase yields MQRIRVIDSHTGGEPTRLVLDGFPELGHGSMAERRSRLASEHDAFRRACMREPRGNEVLVGALLCEPVSPAASAGVVFFNEVGYLGMCGHGTIGLVVSLAHLGRIGPGDHLIETPVGDVTATLHEDGSVSVRNVPAYRYRQAVQVEIPGHGAVSGDIAWGGNWFFLCADHGQRVAPDNLDGLLAFSLALRGALEAAGITGAQGGHIDHIELFADDPDGADSRSYVLCPGRAYDRSPCGTGTSAKLACLAADGDLAPGAVWRQASVIGSRFEAHYQPGDEGRILPVIRGRAHVMAEATLLLAEDDPFAWGIPG; encoded by the coding sequence ATGCAGCGCATCCGCGTCATCGACTCCCACACCGGCGGTGAACCCACGCGCCTGGTGCTGGACGGTTTTCCCGAGCTCGGCCACGGCAGCATGGCCGAACGCCGCAGCCGCCTGGCTAGCGAGCACGATGCCTTCCGCCGGGCCTGCATGCGCGAACCGCGCGGCAACGAGGTGCTGGTGGGTGCGCTGCTCTGCGAGCCGGTATCGCCTGCCGCCAGCGCTGGCGTGGTGTTCTTCAACGAGGTCGGTTATCTCGGCATGTGCGGCCACGGCACCATCGGTCTGGTGGTGTCCCTGGCCCATCTCGGCCGGATCGGCCCGGGCGACCACCTGATCGAGACGCCGGTAGGGGACGTCACCGCCACCCTGCACGAGGACGGCAGCGTCAGCGTGCGCAATGTGCCGGCCTACCGCTACCGCCAGGCCGTACAGGTAGAGATTCCTGGCCACGGCGCTGTCAGCGGCGACATCGCCTGGGGCGGCAACTGGTTCTTCCTCTGTGCCGATCACGGCCAGCGCGTTGCGCCCGACAACCTCGACGGCCTGCTCGCCTTCAGCCTGGCCTTGCGCGGTGCTCTGGAAGCCGCCGGCATCACCGGCGCGCAGGGCGGCCATATCGATCACATCGAACTCTTCGCCGACGACCCGGACGGCGCCGACAGCCGCAGCTACGTGCTCTGCCCGGGCCGCGCCTACGACCGTTCGCCCTGCGGCACCGGCACCAGCGCCAAGCTGGCCTGCCTGGCGGCTGACGGCGACCTGGCGCCCGGTGCCGTCTGGCGCCAGGCCAGTGTCATCGGCAGTCGCTTCGAAGCCCATTATCAGCCCGGCGATGAAGGCCGCATCCTGCCGGTGATCCGTGGCCGTGCCCACGTCATGGCCGAAGCGACCCTACTGTTGGCCGAAGACGATCCCTTCGCCTGGGGTATTCCGGGGTGA
- a CDS encoding NAD(P)/FAD-dependent oxidoreductase — MKKVADVLVVGGGIVGASCAAALAARGCRVRVLDAGLPGASAAGMGHLVVMDDDPAELTLSARSLALWRELVPQLPSAADYRNCGTLWLARDAAELDLIEQKRARLDAQGIANQPLDAAATAAAEPALTALAGSLQVPGDGLLYAPVVAAWLLQRSPLIECQRARVTAVEGQRVRLDDGRWLTADAVVLAAGLQAASLCPELPLVPKKGHLLITDRYPAQIHHQLVEIGYGASAHASSGASVAFNVQPRPSGQLLIGSSRQFERPDRDVEPAVVGQLLRRALDFLPGLTHTSLIRGWTGQRAASPDGLPLIGAHPDQPGLWLAVGHEGLGVTTAPATAEAIVASLFGEQPGFHVEPFAPSRFVTTPRSQAC, encoded by the coding sequence GTGAAGAAGGTGGCGGACGTCCTCGTCGTCGGCGGCGGCATCGTCGGTGCCAGCTGCGCCGCGGCCCTGGCCGCGCGTGGCTGCCGCGTGCGGGTGCTGGACGCCGGCCTGCCCGGCGCCTCCGCCGCTGGCATGGGCCACCTGGTGGTGATGGACGACGACCCCGCCGAACTGACCCTGAGCGCCCGCTCCCTGGCGCTCTGGCGTGAGCTGGTGCCGCAATTGCCGAGCGCCGCCGACTACCGCAACTGCGGCACCCTCTGGCTGGCCCGCGATGCCGCTGAACTCGACCTCATCGAGCAGAAGCGTGCCCGATTGGATGCCCAGGGTATCGCCAACCAGCCGCTGGACGCTGCGGCGACCGCCGCCGCCGAGCCGGCGCTGACTGCCCTGGCCGGCAGCCTGCAAGTACCCGGCGACGGTCTGCTCTATGCCCCGGTGGTCGCCGCCTGGCTGCTGCAGCGCTCGCCACTGATCGAGTGTCAACGTGCCCGAGTGACTGCCGTCGAAGGTCAACGCGTGCGCCTGGACGACGGGCGCTGGCTGACCGCCGATGCCGTGGTGCTCGCCGCTGGCCTGCAGGCCGCGAGTCTCTGCCCGGAGCTGCCGCTGGTGCCCAAGAAGGGCCACCTGCTGATCACCGATCGCTATCCTGCGCAGATCCACCATCAGTTGGTGGAGATCGGCTACGGCGCCAGCGCCCATGCCAGCAGCGGTGCTTCGGTGGCCTTCAACGTCCAGCCGCGGCCCTCCGGACAACTCTTGATCGGCTCCTCGCGGCAATTCGAGCGCCCGGATAGGGACGTGGAGCCCGCCGTGGTCGGCCAGTTGCTGCGCCGCGCCCTGGACTTCCTGCCCGGCCTGACGCATACCTCGCTGATCCGCGGCTGGACCGGCCAGCGCGCCGCCAGCCCCGATGGCCTGCCCTTGATCGGCGCCCATCCCGACCAGCCGGGGCTGTGGCTAGCGGTCGGTCACGAAGGCCTGGGCGTCACCACCGCGCCCGCCACTGCCGAAGCCATAGTCGCCAGTCTGTTCGGCGAACAGCCGGGGTTCCACGTGGAACCCTTCGCGCCCAGCCGTTTCGTGACCACCCCGAGGAGCCAGGCATGCTGA
- a CDS encoding (2Fe-2S)-binding protein produces MLTLTIDGERLEVRPGSLLTAALAKSRDPAARRSVGGEARAPFCGMGICQECRVQVDGVRRLACQTPCQDGMQVERLP; encoded by the coding sequence ATGCTGACCCTGACCATCGACGGCGAACGCCTGGAGGTCCGCCCCGGCAGCCTGCTCACGGCGGCCCTGGCCAAGAGTCGCGATCCCGCGGCGCGGCGCTCGGTAGGCGGTGAAGCCCGGGCGCCCTTTTGTGGCATGGGCATCTGCCAGGAATGCCGGGTGCAGGTCGACGGCGTACGCCGCCTGGCCTGCCAGACCCCTTGCCAGGACGGCATGCAGGTGGAGCGACTGCCATGA
- a CDS encoding NAD(P)/FAD-dependent oxidoreductase, with protein sequence MTTQHCDLLIIGAGPAGLAAARAASGRGLNLTLLDDNPLPGGQIWRARAGQVAAEVGQLPADVTLLTQTRVAAVLGTHQLLLEDATGSRPLTFDTLILCTGARELLLPFPGWTLPGVTGAGGLQALIKGGVEVAGERLVVAGTGPLLLASAATARQAGARVALVAEQAERRAVLDFGLGLWRWPNKLRQALTLATPRYSPATWVEAALGTDRLEAVRLRQGERRWEIACDRLACGYGLVPNVELAQSLGCTTLDGAVAVDDLQRTAQPHILAAGECTGIGGNELAQATGRIAGLVASDQLEAARAAQPEARAWRRFAAQLAQTFALNPAIARLARPDTLVCRCEDVSLGALVGHADWTQAKLRSRCGMGACQGRICGQATRVLLGWTPPAPRFPLQPTRIDSLLTLTEDDA encoded by the coding sequence ATGACGACCCAACATTGCGACCTGCTCATCATCGGCGCCGGCCCGGCTGGTCTCGCTGCCGCGCGTGCTGCCAGCGGCCGGGGCTTGAACCTGACGCTGCTGGACGACAACCCCCTGCCAGGCGGGCAGATCTGGCGTGCCCGAGCGGGCCAGGTCGCCGCCGAAGTCGGCCAGCTGCCGGCAGACGTCACTCTGCTCACCCAGACCCGCGTCGCCGCTGTCCTAGGCACGCACCAGCTACTGCTGGAGGACGCGACGGGCAGCCGCCCCCTGACTTTCGACACCCTCATCCTCTGCACCGGCGCCCGCGAATTGCTGCTGCCCTTCCCGGGCTGGACGCTGCCCGGCGTGACCGGGGCCGGCGGCTTGCAGGCCTTGATCAAGGGCGGTGTCGAGGTCGCCGGTGAGCGCCTCGTCGTCGCCGGCACCGGGCCGCTGCTGCTGGCCAGCGCCGCCACGGCGCGCCAAGCCGGCGCACGGGTAGCCCTGGTCGCTGAACAGGCCGAACGCCGCGCCGTGCTCGACTTCGGCCTGGGACTCTGGCGCTGGCCGAACAAACTGCGCCAGGCGCTGACCCTGGCCACGCCCCGCTACAGTCCCGCTACCTGGGTCGAAGCCGCCCTCGGCACCGACCGCCTCGAAGCCGTGCGCCTGCGCCAGGGCGAACGGCGCTGGGAGATAGCCTGCGACCGCCTGGCCTGTGGCTACGGCCTGGTGCCCAATGTCGAACTGGCCCAGAGCCTGGGCTGCACGACCCTGGACGGCGCCGTGGCCGTGGATGACCTGCAGCGCACCGCTCAGCCGCACATCCTGGCCGCCGGCGAATGCACTGGCATCGGCGGCAACGAACTGGCCCAGGCCACCGGCCGCATCGCCGGCCTGGTCGCCAGCGACCAGCTCGAGGCCGCCCGTGCCGCGCAGCCTGAAGCCCGCGCCTGGCGCCGCTTTGCCGCCCAACTGGCGCAGACCTTCGCCCTCAATCCCGCCATCGCCCGCCTGGCCCGACCGGACACCCTGGTCTGCCGCTGCGAGGATGTTTCCCTCGGCGCCCTGGTCGGCCATGCCGACTGGACCCAGGCCAAGCTGCGCAGTCGCTGCGGCATGGGCGCCTGCCAGGGCCGCATCTGCGGCCAGGCCACCCGTGTCTTGCTCGGCTGGACGCCACCGGCCCCACGCTTTCCGCTGCAACCCACCCGTATCGACAGCCTCCTGACCCTGACCGAGGACGACGCATGA
- a CDS encoding AraC family transcriptional regulator — translation MTPAAHLDALSRARPADLPALLASLSLVAPLLDAIPGVVFFVKDLEARYVLVNLTLAQRCGYESVAELLGKTAEEVFPAPLGGAYAEQDRRVLREGLALDDQLELHLYAGRTPGWCLTRKLPLHDAQGQLMGMAGISHDLQAPAADHPAHAKVAEVDRYLREHYAQPLSVGELSQRVGLSVSQLERQCKRILRLTPQQLLHKARLDAASRLLARDLPVTEVALACGYTDHSAFSRQFRRLTGLSPRQYRDSLKPRSRLEETPA, via the coding sequence ATGACCCCCGCCGCCCACCTGGACGCCCTGAGCCGCGCCCGGCCCGCCGACCTGCCCGCGCTGCTCGCCAGCCTGAGCCTGGTGGCACCGCTGCTCGACGCCATCCCCGGCGTGGTGTTCTTCGTCAAGGATCTGGAGGCGCGCTATGTGCTGGTCAACCTGACCCTGGCCCAACGCTGCGGCTACGAGAGCGTCGCCGAATTGCTCGGCAAGACCGCCGAGGAAGTCTTTCCCGCGCCCCTGGGGGGCGCCTACGCCGAGCAGGATCGCCGCGTGTTGCGCGAAGGCCTGGCGCTGGACGACCAACTGGAGCTGCACCTCTACGCCGGTCGCACCCCCGGCTGGTGCCTGACCCGCAAGCTGCCGCTGCACGACGCCCAGGGCCAGCTGATGGGCATGGCCGGCATCTCCCACGATCTGCAGGCGCCGGCCGCCGATCATCCGGCCCACGCCAAGGTGGCCGAGGTCGATCGCTATCTGCGCGAGCACTATGCCCAGCCTCTTTCGGTGGGCGAACTGAGCCAGCGGGTGGGACTGTCGGTCTCCCAGCTGGAGCGCCAGTGCAAGCGCATCCTGCGTCTCACGCCCCAGCAGCTGCTGCACAAGGCCCGGCTCGACGCCGCCTCGCGCCTGCTGGCCCGCGATCTGCCCGTCACCGAGGTGGCCCTGGCCTGTGGCTACACCGACCACAGCGCCTTCAGCCGCCAGTTCCGCCGTCTCACCGGCCTGTCGCCCCGGCAATACCGCGACTCTCTCAAGCCCCGTTCCCGTCTGGAGGAAACCCCCGCATGA
- a CDS encoding dihydrodipicolinate synthase family protein, translating to MSTPRVNWSGVFPAVTTQFNDDFSVNLEKTHGVISNLVRDGVSGLVMCGTVGENTSLTLEEKISLVEVAKDAAGGRVPVICGVAEFTSLNATRTAQAVGRAGADGIMLMPALVYSAKPHETAAHFRSVASALDLPLMVYNNPPIYKNDVTPDILISLADVDNIVCFKDSSGDTRRFIDVRNEVGDRFVLFAGLDDVVLESIAVGAEGWVSGMSNIFPTEGETIFRLAKAGRFAEAMPLYEWFMPLLHLDARPDLVQCIKLCEELAGRGSALTRPPRLALPEADRTFVERLMAKALETRPTLPDVGI from the coding sequence ATGAGCACTCCCCGCGTCAACTGGAGCGGCGTCTTTCCCGCCGTCACCACCCAATTCAACGATGACTTCTCGGTCAACCTGGAGAAGACCCATGGCGTGATCAGCAACCTGGTACGCGATGGCGTCTCCGGTCTGGTGATGTGCGGCACCGTGGGCGAGAACACCTCCCTGACCCTGGAAGAAAAGATCTCCCTGGTGGAGGTCGCCAAGGACGCCGCCGGCGGGCGCGTACCGGTGATCTGCGGCGTGGCCGAATTCACCAGCCTCAATGCCACCCGCACCGCCCAGGCGGTAGGGCGCGCCGGCGCCGACGGCATCATGCTCATGCCGGCCCTGGTCTACTCGGCCAAGCCCCACGAGACCGCGGCCCACTTCCGCAGCGTGGCCAGCGCCCTCGACCTGCCGCTGATGGTCTACAACAACCCGCCCATCTACAAGAACGATGTCACCCCGGACATCCTCATCTCCCTGGCCGACGTCGACAACATCGTCTGTTTCAAGGATTCCTCCGGCGACACCCGCCGCTTCATCGACGTGCGCAACGAGGTGGGCGACCGCTTCGTGCTGTTCGCCGGTCTCGACGACGTGGTGCTGGAGAGCATCGCCGTGGGCGCCGAGGGCTGGGTCTCGGGCATGTCCAACATCTTCCCCACCGAAGGCGAAACCATCTTCCGCCTGGCCAAGGCTGGCCGCTTCGCCGAAGCCATGCCGCTCTACGAATGGTTCATGCCGCTGCTGCACCTGGATGCCCGCCCGGATCTGGTGCAGTGCATCAAGCTCTGCGAAGAACTCGCCGGCCGCGGCAGCGCCCTGACCCGTCCGCCGCGCCTGGCTCTGCCAGAAGCGGATCGCACTTTCGTCGAACGCCTGATGGCCAAGGCCCTGGAAACCCGTCCGACACTGCCGGACGTAGGGATCTGA
- the purE gene encoding 5-(carboxyamino)imidazole ribonucleotide mutase — protein sequence MSALVGVIMGSKSDWSTLSHTADMLDKLGIPHEVKVVSAHRTPDLLFQYAEEAAGRGIEVIIAGAGGAAHLPGMCAAKTHLPVLGVPVQSSMLSGVDSLLSIVQMPAGVPVATLAIGKAGAINAALLSASILGGKYPEYQERLNAFREEQTRTVLDNPDPRDQA from the coding sequence ATGAGCGCACTCGTAGGCGTGATCATGGGCTCCAAGTCCGACTGGTCCACCCTGAGCCACACCGCCGACATGCTGGACAAGCTGGGCATTCCCCACGAAGTGAAGGTGGTCTCCGCCCACCGCACCCCCGATCTGCTGTTCCAGTACGCCGAAGAGGCGGCCGGTCGCGGTATCGAAGTGATCATCGCCGGAGCCGGAGGCGCCGCCCACCTGCCGGGCATGTGCGCCGCCAAGACCCACCTACCGGTGCTCGGCGTGCCGGTGCAGTCGTCCATGCTCTCGGGCGTCGACTCCCTGCTGTCCATCGTGCAGATGCCCGCCGGCGTACCGGTCGCCACCCTGGCCATCGGCAAGGCCGGTGCGATCAACGCCGCCTTGCTGTCCGCCAGCATCCTCGGCGGCAAGTATCCCGAGTACCAAGAGCGGTTGAACGCCTTCCGCGAAGAGCAGACCCGCACCGTGCTGGACAACCCCGATCCGAGGGACCAGGCATGA